A window of Metabacillus sp. B2-18 contains these coding sequences:
- the recD2 gene encoding SF1B family DNA helicase RecD2: MQESADLFGEKERYVKGLVKVVIFHNEQNLYSVLKVRVHETSEDIEDKEITVTGYFPLLHEDDTYTFFGSFTNHPKFGLQFQTEHFRKEIPQTKEGIIQYLSSDLFKGIGKKTAEAIVEKLGESAISKILQNPSILDDIPKVNKDKAKQLVDALISHQGLEQIMIALNQFGFGPQLAMKIYQTYQDETLTIIQENPYQLVQDVEGIGFVRADELGEHLGISGKSAERIKAACHYNVEHLCLQEGHVYVTTEQLIVKTKELLDHSKKETIHESDIANEIIALGEEGKMIVEENRAYLPSLYFAEQGLVKNINKILDQTEYEDLFPESEFLLSLGNLEERMNVQYAPTQKDAIQKALMSPMLLLTGGPGTGKTTVIKGIVELYSDLHGCSLDPKDYKKEETFPIVLVAPTGRAAKRMSEATGMPAVTIHRLLKWNGADGFEHDEENPIAGKLLIIDEVSMVDIWIANQLFKALPKEIQVIMVGDEDQLPSVGPGQVLRDLLASQVIPTVRLTDIYRQAEGSSIIELAHDIKEGRLPQNIAAPTSDRSFIRCSQAQMKEVIGKIIQSALKKGYTAKDIQILAPMYRGPAGIDQLNKLLQELFNPKASGKRELNFGDVVYRNGDKVLQLVNQPDSNVFNGDIGEIVSIFYAKENTEKEDMIVVSFDGNEVTYTKQDFNQFTHAFCCSIHKSQGSEFPIVIMPIVKGYYRMLRRNLIYTGVTRSKRSLILCGELEALQWGISNNESSERQTSLMLKLGADQIKDSELDELQKQLPFPLEDANIGMENVTPYDFMEAGEI; encoded by the coding sequence ATGCAGGAGAGTGCAGATTTATTTGGAGAAAAAGAGCGCTATGTCAAAGGACTAGTTAAGGTTGTTATCTTTCATAATGAACAAAATCTTTATTCAGTGCTAAAAGTAAGAGTACATGAAACGAGTGAAGATATAGAAGATAAAGAAATAACTGTTACTGGTTACTTTCCCCTCCTGCATGAAGATGATACCTACACTTTTTTTGGGTCGTTTACAAATCACCCTAAGTTTGGGCTTCAATTTCAAACCGAGCATTTTCGGAAAGAAATTCCTCAAACAAAAGAAGGAATTATACAATATCTTTCAAGTGATCTTTTTAAAGGTATCGGAAAAAAAACAGCGGAAGCAATCGTTGAAAAATTGGGTGAATCCGCTATCTCAAAAATTTTACAAAACCCCTCCATTTTGGATGATATTCCTAAGGTGAATAAAGATAAAGCAAAACAATTGGTTGATGCGCTAATTTCTCATCAAGGTCTTGAGCAAATCATGATTGCGCTAAATCAGTTTGGATTTGGTCCACAGCTTGCGATGAAGATCTATCAAACTTACCAAGATGAAACATTAACCATCATTCAGGAGAATCCTTATCAATTAGTACAGGATGTAGAAGGAATTGGTTTTGTTCGTGCGGATGAGCTTGGAGAGCACCTTGGTATATCGGGGAAAAGTGCTGAACGAATTAAAGCAGCTTGTCATTACAATGTCGAGCACCTTTGCCTACAGGAAGGTCATGTTTATGTTACAACGGAGCAGCTAATTGTTAAAACAAAGGAACTCCTTGATCACTCTAAAAAAGAAACCATTCACGAGTCAGATATTGCAAATGAGATCATTGCACTAGGTGAAGAGGGAAAAATGATTGTTGAAGAAAACCGTGCTTACCTTCCATCACTCTATTTTGCTGAACAGGGATTGGTAAAAAATATTAATAAGATCCTTGATCAAACAGAATATGAGGATTTATTTCCTGAATCTGAATTTTTATTATCTCTGGGGAACCTTGAGGAAAGAATGAATGTGCAGTATGCACCAACACAAAAAGATGCGATTCAGAAGGCGCTAATGTCACCTATGTTACTACTAACTGGAGGACCTGGTACAGGAAAAACAACCGTTATTAAAGGGATTGTAGAATTGTATTCAGATTTACATGGATGTTCTCTTGATCCTAAAGATTATAAAAAGGAAGAAACTTTTCCAATTGTACTTGTAGCTCCAACAGGGAGAGCGGCAAAACGTATGAGTGAAGCCACAGGAATGCCGGCGGTTACGATTCATCGTCTTTTAAAATGGAATGGAGCAGATGGGTTTGAACACGATGAAGAAAACCCGATTGCAGGCAAACTTCTGATCATTGATGAAGTCTCAATGGTTGATATTTGGATTGCTAACCAATTATTTAAAGCTTTGCCTAAAGAAATTCAGGTTATCATGGTAGGCGATGAGGATCAGCTTCCTTCAGTTGGTCCTGGTCAAGTGCTTCGTGATTTATTGGCATCTCAAGTGATACCAACGGTTCGTCTGACAGATATTTACCGTCAGGCAGAGGGATCTTCTATCATTGAACTTGCCCACGATATAAAGGAAGGTAGACTTCCACAAAATATAGCGGCACCAACTTCGGATCGTTCGTTTATTAGGTGTTCTCAAGCTCAGATGAAAGAAGTCATAGGTAAAATCATACAAAGTGCACTGAAAAAGGGATATACAGCAAAAGATATACAAATCCTGGCACCCATGTATAGAGGACCTGCTGGTATTGATCAGCTAAATAAATTACTTCAGGAGCTTTTTAATCCAAAAGCATCTGGTAAAAGAGAATTGAATTTCGGTGATGTTGTGTACCGAAATGGTGATAAAGTGCTTCAGCTCGTAAATCAGCCTGATAGCAACGTATTTAATGGAGATATTGGAGAGATTGTATCCATTTTTTATGCAAAAGAAAATACCGAAAAAGAAGATATGATCGTAGTTTCGTTCGATGGTAATGAAGTAACGTATACGAAACAAGATTTTAATCAATTTACACATGCCTTTTGTTGCTCTATTCATAAATCACAAGGAAGTGAGTTTCCAATTGTGATTATGCCTATTGTTAAAGGCTATTACCGAATGTTAAGACGAAATTTAATTTATACAGGAGTAACAAGAAGTAAAAGGTCTCTTATTTTATGTGGTGAATTAGAAGCCTTACAATGGGGAATTTCAAATAATGAAAGTTCCGAAAGACAAACAAGCTTAATGTTAAAGCTTGGAGCGGATCAAATAAAAGATTCAGAACTTGACGAACTACAAAAACAATTGCCATTCCCCCTTGAGGATGCAAATATTGGCATGGAAAACGTTACACCGTATGACTTTATGGAAGCTGGCGAAATATAA
- a CDS encoding YrzQ family protein: MNRTLTSLITMGVGAAAYHLSRNTNMMNNRSMKKMRKRVMKMF, from the coding sequence TTGAATCGAACTTTAACCTCATTAATAACTATGGGTGTAGGGGCAGCAGCATATCATTTATCACGTAATACAAACATGATGAATAATCGTTCTATGAAGAAAATGAGAAAACGTGTTATGAAAATGTTTTAA
- a CDS encoding AI-2E family transporter, whose amino-acid sequence MRDNQIKWLLRITILLLGLLTVFVFFKLYSIWAPFFLMFKAIFIPFLISAFITYLLHPVIEKLHRTGMPRPISILIIYLLFFGLLGYGFYKGVPVLVNQLRDLSENFPQFQATYNRWIDSIHDQTDSWPDGIHDRIERMFEQTEEWLALTIERVINSLRSLFDYVLLLAIIPFLVFYMLKDYDQIKKAGWYLTPRRWRNEAIQFLKDIDHSLGSYIRGQLFVCLIIGTVAFLSLWFFHVKYPLILGLLIGVTNIIPYFGPVIGAVPALIIAATMSTKTLIIVVIIIFALQFIEGNILGPLIVGKSLHMHPIVIMLALLAGGEIAGVVGLMLAVPIVVILRVVIVHLAQFRRQH is encoded by the coding sequence ATGAGAGACAATCAAATAAAATGGTTGTTGCGAATTACCATTTTATTATTAGGCTTGTTAACAGTATTTGTGTTTTTTAAGCTATATTCTATTTGGGCTCCTTTTTTTCTAATGTTTAAAGCCATTTTTATCCCTTTTCTTATTAGTGCATTTATAACATATTTACTGCATCCGGTTATTGAAAAACTACATCGAACGGGGATGCCGAGACCTATTTCAATTTTAATCATTTATTTATTATTTTTTGGTTTACTAGGATACGGTTTTTATAAAGGTGTACCTGTATTGGTTAATCAATTACGGGATTTATCTGAAAACTTTCCCCAGTTCCAAGCAACTTATAACAGATGGATTGATTCAATTCATGATCAAACAGACAGTTGGCCAGATGGAATACATGATCGAATTGAACGGATGTTTGAGCAAACAGAAGAGTGGCTTGCATTAACAATCGAAAGAGTGATCAATAGTCTAAGGAGCTTATTTGATTATGTGCTTCTTCTAGCGATCATCCCGTTTTTAGTTTTTTATATGTTGAAAGATTATGATCAAATAAAAAAAGCTGGTTGGTATCTTACCCCGCGAAGATGGAGAAATGAAGCGATTCAATTTCTAAAGGATATAGATCATTCATTAGGAAGCTATATTCGTGGTCAGCTGTTTGTTTGTTTGATCATTGGAACAGTTGCATTTTTATCTCTTTGGTTTTTTCATGTGAAATATCCATTAATACTTGGTTTATTAATTGGTGTGACAAATATCATTCCTTATTTTGGACCAGTGATTGGAGCGGTACCAGCTTTAATTATTGCTGCTACAATGTCAACAAAAACACTCATTATTGTAGTGATCATTATCTTTGCGCTGCAATTTATAGAAGGAAATATTCTAGGGCCCTTAATAGTGGGGAAAAGCCTTCATATGCATCCAATCGTCATTATGTTAGCGTTATTGGCTGGTGGAGAAATAGCTGGTGTTGTAGGATTAATGCTAGCTGTGCCTATTGTAGTCATTTTAAGGGTTGTTATTGTTCACTTGGCACAATTTAGACGACAACATTGA
- a CDS encoding PRC-barrel domain-containing protein yields the protein MRTFSKLKGLPVYCSSSADILGHVTNVCLSSKGFIFGLMMDGKGLFQRNRFVPLESIYAVGDNGVMVEERDKLLSLHEMKKQYTYNTYDDLCNKAVLTKEGEKLGLLEDVYFSEKMDTIEAYELTDGFFADIAEGKKVVKASGEPLSIGKDAIVIELY from the coding sequence TTGCGGACATTTTCGAAGCTAAAGGGACTTCCAGTATATTGTAGCAGTAGTGCAGACATTCTTGGTCATGTAACAAATGTTTGCTTATCTTCCAAGGGATTTATATTCGGACTTATGATGGACGGCAAGGGCCTTTTTCAGCGTAATCGCTTCGTTCCTCTTGAATCAATTTATGCAGTAGGAGACAACGGCGTTATGGTTGAAGAAAGGGACAAGCTTCTGTCATTACATGAAATGAAAAAACAATATACGTATAACACTTATGATGATCTTTGCAATAAAGCAGTTCTCACTAAAGAAGGGGAAAAGCTTGGATTATTAGAAGACGTATATTTTTCAGAAAAAATGGACACAATTGAGGCATACGAACTGACGGACGGATTTTTTGCTGACATCGCTGAAGGTAAAAAGGTGGTTAAGGCTTCCGGTGAACCACTATCGATTGGCAAAGATGCGATCGTCATTGAACTTTATTAA